The bacterium region GTCTTACCGCATGCGCGCCCATCGGGCGCGCGTCGAGAACCTGCGCAAGGGGGTGATCGCCGCCACCAAGGCCTAAGATGTCAGCCCGGAGCCGGGCTGCTCACCTGGGGAGTTTCGATGATCGACCCTGGGGAATTTCGGCGATCGCCATCAACTTTAGTCGCGACCTGGTGTGAGCAAGACCGAGGTCGCCGCGAGCGCGGCTCTAAGGAGGCGTACCCGCCCTGCTCAAATCGCTCGAGCAGCTTGTAGATCCAGCTGCGGGAAACCTCA contains the following coding sequences:
- a CDS encoding helix-turn-helix domain-containing protein, which encodes EVSRSWIYKLLERFEQGGYASLEPRSRRPRSCSHQVATKVDGDRRNSPGSIIETPQVSSPAPG